From Magnetococcales bacterium, the proteins below share one genomic window:
- a CDS encoding TerC/Alx family metal homeostasis membrane protein has translation MEVPAIGFPVIIQMILVGVIAFYMVTDIHAHHQNRLMSLKEATFWFIFWVIGALCFAAFLWFSYDPAYAKLFLVGFVLEESLSFDNVMVFMVIFSSFNIRDQLLRRVLFYGILGALLFRLIFAAVGTALFAASPWVGMAFAAVVGWTAWKMVTAGEGDESLHDYSQHWSVRMTERFLPVYPRLHGQAMFLTGAEIEPLRHQDPSIRIPAHAKVLATPAFLCTLVILFTDILFAFDSVPAVIAVTKEPVLVWSAMIFGVMGLRAMFFILSGLMKYLVHLDKAIIGLLFYIAAKLAIEAGNTIFHWPGLHISPGQSMIVVFSILGLGVLASWIFPAPKEE, from the coding sequence ATGGAAGTACCTGCCATCGGTTTCCCAGTGATCATTCAGATGATCCTGGTTGGCGTGATCGCCTTTTACATGGTGACCGACATCCACGCCCACCACCAGAACCGTCTGATGAGTCTCAAGGAAGCCACCTTCTGGTTCATTTTTTGGGTGATCGGCGCGTTGTGTTTCGCCGCCTTCTTGTGGTTCAGCTATGATCCGGCCTATGCCAAGCTCTTCTTGGTGGGATTCGTGCTGGAAGAATCGTTATCCTTCGATAACGTCATGGTCTTCATGGTGATCTTCTCGTCGTTCAACATACGGGATCAATTGCTGCGGCGGGTACTGTTCTACGGCATTCTGGGAGCCTTGCTGTTCCGGTTGATCTTTGCCGCCGTGGGCACCGCGCTTTTTGCCGCTTCTCCCTGGGTGGGCATGGCCTTCGCCGCGGTGGTGGGCTGGACCGCCTGGAAAATGGTGACCGCCGGCGAGGGGGATGAATCCTTGCACGACTACTCCCAGCACTGGTCCGTGCGCATGACCGAACGGTTTCTGCCGGTCTATCCCCGTCTGCATGGTCAGGCGATGTTTCTGACCGGCGCCGAAATCGAACCCCTGCGCCACCAGGATCCCTCCATCCGGATACCGGCCCATGCCAAGGTTTTGGCCACTCCGGCCTTTTTATGCACCCTGGTGATCCTGTTCACGGATATTCTGTTCGCCTTCGACTCCGTGCCCGCGGTGATCGCCGTCACCAAGGAGCCGGTGCTGGTCTGGAGCGCCATGATCTTCGGTGTCATGGGATTGCGGGCCATGTTCTTCATTCTCTCCGGACTGATGAAATACCTCGTCCATCTGGACAAGGCGATCATCGGACTGTTGTTCTACATCGCGGCCAAACTGGCCATCGAGGCGGGCAATACCATCTTCCATTGGCCCGGCCTGCACATCTCTCCCGGCCAAAGCATGATCGTGGTCTTTTCGATTCTGGGACTGGGTGTGCTGGCCTCCTGGATCTTCCCGGCCCCCAAAGAAGAGTAG
- a CDS encoding serine/threonine protein kinase: MTFPQTLGRWRLLTPEGQESRRGILRGVDPENGRIVAIKTLPFHLREREERDARIARLQHEIKMAALLSHPNIVKLIDHGEEEGIPYLVLDWYPSATLRDLIAKGPRPGPVRALELLRQTLSGLEHIHASGLAHGDLKPANLLLTPDGEIRITDFGAARQLASGGVTPSPALVTGTHGYMPPEQIMGQKIDRRADLFAAGVILHELLFGRKPFTGSDTWEITRQILTAEPIQPMSGDPLLPAPLAAVLQKALAKRPRDRFQSATEFLSALQAASTG; the protein is encoded by the coding sequence ATGACCTTCCCCCAAACCCTTGGCCGCTGGCGCCTCCTGACACCCGAAGGACAAGAGAGCCGACGGGGCATTCTGCGGGGCGTGGATCCAGAGAATGGGCGCATCGTGGCCATCAAGACGCTGCCCTTCCACCTGCGGGAAAGAGAAGAGCGGGATGCGCGCATTGCACGACTGCAACACGAAATCAAAATGGCCGCGCTGTTGTCCCATCCCAACATCGTCAAGCTGATCGATCATGGAGAAGAGGAAGGCATCCCCTATCTGGTACTCGACTGGTATCCGAGCGCGACCCTGCGGGATCTGATTGCCAAAGGTCCGCGGCCCGGCCCGGTGCGGGCGTTGGAACTGCTGCGCCAGACCCTTTCCGGGCTGGAACACATCCATGCCTCCGGGTTGGCCCATGGGGATCTCAAACCGGCCAATCTGCTGCTGACCCCGGATGGAGAAATCCGCATCACCGATTTCGGCGCCGCCCGGCAACTGGCCTCCGGCGGCGTCACCCCCTCCCCGGCCCTGGTGACCGGCACCCACGGGTACATGCCCCCGGAACAGATCATGGGCCAAAAAATCGACCGCAGGGCCGATCTGTTCGCCGCCGGAGTGATCCTCCACGAACTGCTTTTCGGACGTAAACCCTTCACCGGCTCCGATACCTGGGAGATCACCCGGCAAATCCTCACCGCCGAACCGATCCAGCCGATGTCGGGAGATCCCCTGCTGCCGGCCCCTCTGGCCGCGGTGCTGCAAAAGGCCCTGGCCAAACGTCCCCGTGACCGCTTTCAAAGCGCCACCGAGTTTCTGAGCGCCTTGCAGGCCGCGTCCACCGGCTGA
- a CDS encoding pyrroline-5-carboxylate reductase — MNTSMPHTSPSLDTSIIAFLGGGAMAGAMIQGLARAGVQPERLRAADPVEGQRRTLAERHGIPVFSSNAEAVQGAQVVVLAVKPGVVVGVLDAIAPLLAPDTLVLSIAAGITLPTLADHLPAGQPLARVMPNTPALVGAGISALLPAPTTPAAHRLLARQIMESVGLVEEIDNEALMDGVTALSGSGPAYVYLIAEALSDGGVASGLPRPLADRLAVRTLLGAAKLMEETGLHPGVLKNQVTSPGGTTIAGLEPLEKNGVRGALMAAVLAACQRSRELGAPRKS, encoded by the coding sequence ATGAATACCAGCATGCCGCACACCTCACCCTCCCTCGATACCAGCATCATCGCCTTTCTGGGAGGCGGGGCCATGGCCGGAGCCATGATCCAGGGATTGGCCCGGGCCGGGGTCCAGCCGGAGCGCCTGCGGGCCGCTGACCCGGTGGAAGGCCAACGCCGCACCCTGGCGGAACGCCACGGCATTCCGGTCTTCTCCAGCAACGCCGAGGCGGTCCAGGGGGCCCAGGTGGTGGTGCTGGCGGTCAAACCGGGCGTGGTGGTCGGCGTGCTGGACGCCATCGCCCCGCTGCTCGCTCCCGATACCCTGGTGCTCTCCATCGCCGCCGGGATCACCCTCCCCACCCTGGCGGACCATCTGCCCGCGGGACAACCCCTGGCCCGGGTCATGCCCAACACCCCGGCCCTGGTGGGCGCCGGCATTTCGGCTCTGCTGCCGGCGCCCACCACGCCGGCGGCCCACCGGCTGCTGGCGCGTCAGATCATGGAATCCGTGGGACTGGTGGAAGAGATCGACAACGAGGCGTTGATGGATGGGGTCACGGCGTTGTCGGGTTCCGGACCGGCCTATGTCTATCTGATCGCCGAAGCCCTGTCCGACGGTGGCGTGGCCAGCGGCCTGCCCCGTCCCCTGGCGGATCGTCTGGCGGTACGCACCCTGCTGGGCGCGGCCAAACTCATGGAAGAGACCGGCCTGCATCCCGGCGTATTGAAAAATCAGGTCACCTCCCCCGGCGGCACCACCATCGCCGGTCTGGAACCCCTGGAGAAAAATGGCGTGCGCGGCGCCCTCATGGCGGCGGTGCTGGCCGCCTGTCAACGCTCCCGGGAACTGGGCGCGCCACGAAAATCCTGA
- a CDS encoding SPOR domain-containing protein, giving the protein MPDANLAAALTRFRAVVPILGACLLLTPLTALADNTLDTTLKSASEALARDALEEAEQLNGQVINDSEATRLQRANAFAGRCATRYKQGLSTRNPAMITQAISDCDRALELKSDLHPAYRIRGAALLSAGHADRAAEDLGVAVALNPEDHLSFQNRALALAKLGRGKEAMAELDAAIRLKPDHPWSYYNRGRLRIAQGDYETSIDDFIAFIRFKRDHEEVYRLRGMSRLLIGMPQQAVADFYESLRLRPTNNPDALLARGMAFFLLERFAEAEQDLAQALPLQSGHVETRLWLYLTRLRLGKRDRELLTDPSVPKDQKNWPEILIPVFLGTIPAEQGLEAARAGEDPVASRLRENLTLLLLGYKARGAGNEAEATRWLETIVASQEREAPYYQLARQALRHSPTASNTETPPASSQPVRATARGAEKPNPPPAPAQQARTPPESRAALSTPESAAPRSQPAPEAKAAPTAPDSKTASEADAPRTRPTPDPKAASETTTPRARTATEAKAASAASETAAPRTRQTPDPKSASETTTPRARAAAEANKATPAASETAAPRTRQTPDPKSASEATTPRARAAAEANKATPAASETAAPRTRQTPDPKSASEATTPRTRTAAEAKAASASTEAAASRTRQAPEAKAVPPERAPAASEETTVASSDAPKIERMSAPGVHPDPQPTTKASTAAKNRTATPPARPPVAASATTEPAAATAAEPAGNKATAETTPSKPTPKGSATPAKSSPEGKKERLVFKAASFGNENYANTALTQYLQLGLPAFVEPIRSQDKILHRVLIGPFDDQGQAEAAREQIRKLPNHTPGEITKR; this is encoded by the coding sequence ATGCCAGACGCGAACCTCGCCGCCGCGCTCACACGATTCCGGGCTGTTGTCCCGATTCTGGGGGCGTGCCTGTTGCTGACTCCCCTCACCGCCCTGGCCGACAACACCCTGGACACCACCTTGAAATCCGCCAGCGAGGCTTTGGCCCGGGATGCCCTGGAAGAGGCGGAACAACTCAACGGACAGGTGATCAACGACTCGGAGGCCACCCGACTCCAACGGGCCAACGCCTTCGCGGGACGCTGCGCCACCCGCTACAAACAGGGATTGAGCACACGCAATCCAGCCATGATCACCCAGGCCATCAGCGATTGCGACCGGGCGTTGGAATTGAAATCCGATCTGCATCCCGCCTATCGCATCCGGGGTGCGGCCCTGTTGAGCGCCGGACACGCGGATCGGGCCGCCGAGGATCTCGGGGTGGCGGTGGCGTTGAATCCGGAAGATCATCTTTCCTTTCAGAACCGGGCCCTGGCCCTGGCCAAACTGGGACGGGGCAAGGAGGCCATGGCGGAACTCGACGCCGCCATCCGCCTCAAGCCCGATCACCCCTGGAGCTACTACAACCGAGGACGTCTGCGCATCGCCCAGGGGGATTACGAGACCTCCATCGACGACTTCATCGCCTTCATCCGGTTCAAGCGGGATCACGAGGAGGTCTATCGGCTCCGGGGCATGAGCCGGCTGCTGATCGGCATGCCCCAACAGGCGGTGGCGGATTTTTACGAGTCGTTGCGTCTGCGTCCGACCAACAACCCAGATGCCCTGCTGGCCCGGGGCATGGCCTTTTTCCTGCTGGAACGCTTCGCCGAGGCGGAACAGGATCTCGCCCAAGCCCTGCCCCTGCAATCCGGTCACGTGGAAACCCGTCTGTGGCTGTATCTGACCCGGCTGCGGCTTGGCAAAAGAGATCGTGAGTTGCTGACCGATCCTTCGGTGCCCAAGGACCAGAAAAACTGGCCGGAAATCCTGATCCCGGTTTTTCTCGGCACCATTCCGGCGGAACAGGGGCTGGAAGCGGCCCGGGCGGGAGAGGATCCGGTGGCCAGCCGCCTCCGGGAAAATCTGACCCTGCTGCTGCTGGGATACAAAGCCCGTGGCGCGGGCAACGAAGCCGAAGCAACCCGCTGGCTGGAAACCATCGTGGCCAGTCAGGAGCGGGAAGCCCCCTATTATCAACTGGCCCGTCAGGCTTTGCGTCACTCTCCCACGGCGAGCAACACCGAAACCCCACCGGCATCCTCCCAGCCGGTCCGGGCCACAGCCCGTGGCGCAGAAAAACCGAATCCGCCCCCTGCCCCGGCTCAACAGGCCCGCACTCCGCCGGAATCCCGGGCCGCGCTTTCAACCCCGGAGAGTGCCGCGCCACGCTCTCAACCCGCGCCGGAAGCCAAAGCCGCTCCCACCGCTCCGGATTCCAAGACCGCTTCAGAGGCTGACGCACCGCGCACACGACCAACTCCGGATCCCAAAGCCGCTTCAGAGACGACCACGCCACGCGCACGCACCGCAACAGAGGCCAAGGCCGCTTCCGCCGCTTCAGAAACAGCCGCGCCGCGCACACGACAGACTCCGGATCCCAAGTCCGCTTCAGAGACGACCACGCCACGCGCACGCGCCGCAGCAGAGGCCAACAAGGCCACCCCCGCCGCTTCAGAAACAGCCGCGCCGCGCACACGACAGACTCCGGATCCCAAGTCCGCTTCAGAGGCGACCACGCCACGCGCACGCGCCGCAGCAGAGGCCAACAAGGCCACCCCCGCCGCTTCAGAAACAGCCGCGCCGCGCACACGACAGACTCCGGATCCCAAGTCCGCTTCAGAGGCGACCACGCCACGCACCCGCACCGCAGCAGAGGCCAAGGCCGCTTCCGCTTCGACAGAAGCCGCCGCGTCGCGTACGCGACAGGCTCCAGAGGCCAAAGCCGTCCCCCCGGAGCGCGCCCCCGCCGCGTCCGAAGAAACGACCGTCGCCTCTTCGGATGCCCCCAAAATCGAACGCATGAGCGCTCCAGGGGTTCATCCGGATCCGCAACCCACCACCAAAGCGAGCACCGCGGCCAAAAACCGTACCGCCACCCCCCCGGCCCGACCCCCGGTCGCCGCTTCCGCCACCACGGAACCGGCCGCCGCAACCGCCGCCGAGCCTGCGGGAAACAAAGCCACCGCGGAGACCACCCCATCCAAACCGACCCCCAAAGGATCCGCCACACCGGCCAAAAGCAGCCCGGAGGGCAAAAAAGAACGGCTCGTCTTCAAGGCCGCCTCTTTCGGCAATGAAAACTATGCCAACACAGCCTTGACCCAATACCTCCAACTCGGCCTGCCCGCCTTTGTGGAACCCATCCGCTCCCAGGACAAAATCCTGCATCGCGTCCTGATCGGCCCCTTCGACGATCAGGGCCAGGCGGAAGCGGCCCGGGAACAGATCCGCAAACTGCCAAACCACACCCCCGGAGAGATCACCAAACGATGA
- a CDS encoding YggS family pyridoxal phosphate-dependent enzyme — translation MHSPSATLNQIRTRIAAACGRRGRDPSQVRLVVVSKTRSADAIRQVAACDQRLFAENRVQEARDKLPQIADPRLEWHLIGPLQRNKVKAALEIFHMIHTVDSLELAEEISKRAEKIRPFPVLMQINVGREPQKSGILPEEALPLARAMAALPGITLRGVMTIPPFSPEAEETRPWFQALSRLKNEIAQAKIDGVSMDELSMGMSHDYEIAVEEGATLVRIGSAVFAPT, via the coding sequence ATGCACAGCCCATCCGCCACCTTGAACCAGATCCGCACCCGCATTGCCGCCGCCTGTGGCCGGAGGGGTCGGGATCCGTCGCAGGTCCGGCTGGTGGTGGTCTCCAAGACCCGCTCCGCCGACGCAATCCGCCAGGTGGCCGCCTGCGACCAGAGGTTGTTCGCGGAAAACCGGGTGCAAGAGGCCCGGGACAAACTGCCCCAAATCGCCGATCCCAGACTGGAATGGCACCTGATCGGACCGTTGCAACGCAACAAGGTCAAGGCGGCCCTGGAAATTTTTCACATGATCCACACCGTAGACTCCCTGGAACTCGCCGAGGAGATCTCGAAACGGGCCGAAAAAATTCGTCCTTTTCCGGTGCTGATGCAAATCAACGTGGGAAGGGAGCCGCAAAAATCCGGCATTCTGCCCGAAGAGGCCCTGCCTTTGGCCCGGGCCATGGCGGCCTTGCCCGGCATCACCTTGCGCGGCGTGATGACCATTCCCCCCTTCAGTCCCGAGGCCGAAGAGACCCGCCCCTGGTTTCAGGCCCTGTCCCGGCTGAAAAACGAAATCGCCCAGGCCAAGATCGACGGCGTGAGCATGGACGAGCTTTCCATGGGCATGAGCCATGACTACGAAATCGCCGTGGAAGAAGGGGCAACCCTGGTTCGCATCGGCAGCGCCGTCTTCGCGCCGACCTGA
- a CDS encoding TerD family protein: protein MSISLHKGDTFQLGEENGVPLKRITLGLGWDVAPPKKGLMRFLATNDTIDLDASCILFDQNGTIQDAVWFEQLHSLDGSIRHTGDNITGAGDGDDEQIVVDLCQVPSSIKALVFVINSFSGQNFDRIANAHCRLLDRDQDREVARYQLDSQGAHTALIMAQLYRDGAEWKMLAIGSPARGKTFHDLLPSLVQHLQ from the coding sequence ATGTCCATTTCATTACACAAAGGAGACACCTTCCAACTGGGCGAAGAAAACGGAGTACCCCTCAAACGGATCACCCTGGGACTCGGCTGGGATGTCGCTCCCCCAAAAAAAGGATTGATGCGTTTTCTGGCAACGAATGACACCATCGACCTGGACGCGTCTTGCATCCTGTTCGATCAAAACGGTACGATACAGGATGCGGTCTGGTTCGAGCAGTTGCACAGCCTGGACGGTTCGATTCGCCACACCGGCGACAACATCACCGGCGCCGGGGACGGAGACGACGAACAAATCGTGGTGGACCTGTGCCAAGTTCCGTCGTCGATCAAGGCGTTGGTGTTTGTGATCAACAGTTTCAGCGGTCAAAATTTCGACCGGATCGCCAATGCTCACTGCCGACTGCTCGATCGGGACCAGGACCGGGAAGTGGCCCGCTACCAGCTCGACAGCCAAGGCGCCCACACCGCCCTGATCATGGCACAACTGTACCGCGATGGCGCGGAATGGAAAATGCTCGCCATTGGCTCGCCCGCCCGTGGCAAAACGTTTCACGATTTATTGCCGTCCCTCGTTCAACACCTCCAATAA
- a CDS encoding gamma carbonic anhydrase family protein has translation MPIYPFEGILPQIDPSAFVHPEAVVIGDVHIGPESSIWPGTIIRGDVNPIRIGAWSNIQDGSILHVTRPTPSRPNGIPLIIGDRVIIGHHVNLHACHLMDDCMIGIGAIVLDGAVVESTAMVGAGSLIPPGKRVSAGTLWIGSPAKPLRPLSPEEQDAMRATMESYRGLAKRHMASLHHT, from the coding sequence ATGCCCATCTACCCTTTCGAGGGCATCCTGCCGCAAATCGACCCGAGCGCTTTCGTGCATCCGGAAGCCGTGGTCATCGGGGATGTTCACATCGGGCCGGAAAGTTCCATTTGGCCGGGAACGATCATTCGTGGCGATGTCAACCCGATCCGCATCGGCGCCTGGAGCAACATCCAGGACGGCTCAATCCTGCACGTCACCCGTCCCACCCCATCCCGACCCAACGGCATCCCCCTGATCATCGGCGACCGGGTGATCATCGGCCATCACGTCAATCTGCACGCCTGCCACCTGATGGATGACTGCATGATCGGCATCGGCGCCATCGTGCTGGACGGGGCGGTGGTGGAAAGTACCGCCATGGTGGGCGCCGGCTCCCTGATTCCCCCCGGCAAACGGGTGAGCGCCGGCACCCTCTGGATCGGCTCCCCCGCCAAACCCCTGCGCCCGCTCAGCCCCGAAGAACAAGACGCCATGCGGGCCACGATGGAGAGTTATCGGGGGTTGGCGAAAAGACACATGGCGAGCCTGCACCACACCTGA